In the Cerasicoccus sp. TK19100 genome, GTTGGGAAAATATTCCCAGCCGCCACGGAGAGACGGTGGCCTACATTTTCCGGGCGATTGGCAATGAGCAGCAACGCGCGTCGGCGTTTCGCAAAATCATCACGCTGGTCGAGGAGGCCTACGGCGACGCTGAGCAATCCAACCCGTTGCATCTTGGCGGTCTCAAACTAGCCACCAAGCCCGCGCATCTTCGACTGGAGCATCGCGTGCGGACCTTCGCCGAAGGTGCGGTGCGACGTTGGAGTTATGGTAAATATTTGCGGCTGCAGGTCCTCGTCGGCCGGATCATTATGAAATACGGCCTCAAGTTTGCGGGTGCCGATTGGAGCCACTATCGTGAGGACTTGATCGCCAATGCCGACTTCCGCAAAATCGACGATTGCCTGCGCTTTGTGCTCTCCGGTACAGCCGCGCAGCGCCAGCAATTGCTTACCAGCGTGAAGGCTGCATTCTTGCCCAATGAGGTCGTGTATGGCCACCACGTGGCGGAATCGGCGATTGTAACATGTGTCATCGATAGCTACCAGCACGAGCACTTGCACTTCGTTGACGGCTCCTCCGGGGGTTACGCCCTCGCGGCCAAAGAGATGAAAGCGGCGATGAAAGCATTGGCACCGGCGAGTTGAGCTTTTCGGGTAATTTCCAATTGCCGCGCAGGGGCGAACTACCTTTATTGCCACCATGGCACTAAAGCTGAAACCCGTTGATATTATACGAAACAATTCTCCCGAGATGGAACCCGTGCCGACCGGCCAGTCGCCCAAGCTGAAGAAGCTTAAGGGCATCCGCGCGGTCATGTTCGACATCTACGGAACACTCTTTCAAAGCGGAGTGGGGGACATCTCCCTTGTCGCCAACGACAAATCCAAGACCCGCGAAAAGCTTATTCGGCAATCGATCGAAGAAGTCGGCTTCATCCTCACCGATGAAAAGACACCGATTAACGAGCTCTTCATGGACACCATCAAGGCCGAGCAGGACATCCGCCGCGATCAGGGAACGCCGTTTCCCGAGGTGGACATCATTGGCGTATGGGAGGACTTGATCGGCCAGTTGGAGGCCTATGAATTGATCCGTGGCCGCACGACCCGCAACAACCTCATGCAGCTCGCGACATTGTTCGAGGTCCGCGTGAACCCGGTTTACCCGATGCCCGGCGTGCTCGACGTGTTCGAGAGCTGCCTGGACAAGGGCAAGAGCCTCGGCCTCATTTCCAATGCTCAGGCCTTCACGCCGCTGCTGTTTGATGCGTTCTTCGAAGACAGCCCACATGATCTGGGCATGGAAGAGCTGCTCTGCATTTACTCTTACGAGCACAGTGTGGCCAAGCCAGGTGCCGGGCTGTATGAGATCGCAATGGAGCGCATGCAGGCGCTGGAC is a window encoding:
- a CDS encoding DUF3095 domain-containing protein, with the translated sequence MPEKESGSFVERLPLIHSLMEVVDPGVYRRLPEDWLIAVTDVQGSTENLARGRYKEVNGVGVAAIAAVRNLHKPEEIPFVFGGDGATFCLPPERREDVAAVLRASCRMAREDFNLSLRIGIVPHREILARGREVRVARFKLTDWVTQTMFMGGGLELADELVKDPRPNNPYRLSEKGRQSADFSGLECRWENIPSRHGETVAYIFRAIGNEQQRASAFRKIITLVEEAYGDAEQSNPLHLGGLKLATKPAHLRLEHRVRTFAEGAVRRWSYGKYLRLQVLVGRIIMKYGLKFAGADWSHYREDLIANADFRKIDDCLRFVLSGTAAQRQQLLTSVKAAFLPNEVVYGHHVAESAIVTCVIDSYQHEHLHFVDGSSGGYALAAKEMKAAMKALAPAS
- a CDS encoding HAD family hydrolase yields the protein MALKLKPVDIIRNNSPEMEPVPTGQSPKLKKLKGIRAVMFDIYGTLFQSGVGDISLVANDKSKTREKLIRQSIEEVGFILTDEKTPINELFMDTIKAEQDIRRDQGTPFPEVDIIGVWEDLIGQLEAYELIRGRTTRNNLMQLATLFEVRVNPVYPMPGVLDVFESCLDKGKSLGLISNAQAFTPLLFDAFFEDSPHDLGMEELLCIYSYEHSVAKPGAGLYEIAMERMQALDGIKPEETLFIGNDIRNDIWPAQKLGFKTALFAGDDRSLRLREDDADCKDVKPDAVITELEQIPELLG